The Nisaea sp. genome includes a region encoding these proteins:
- a CDS encoding altronate dehydratase family protein yields MAEAGGAQDAQKLTVRLNPADNVVTSRSEIGANVKIPEEMVATLTPVPQGHKIATRRIGAGEPVKKYNQIIGFATEDIRPGGHVHTHNVAMKDFERDYAFCMDRTETDYIPEADRATFQGFRRKNGKVGTRNYIGVLTSVNCSASAAKYLADAVTPEMLEKYPNVDGVVALSHATGCGMADTGEGYENLQRTLWGFAGHPNFAGIILVGLGCEVNQIDFLLEAHQLERGPRLRTMTLQETGGTRKTIEKGLALIEEMLPLANQSRRETCPASELTLALQCGGSDAYSGMTANPSLGYAADLLVRHGGTAVLAETPEIYGAEHLLTRRAVSKEVGEKLIERIKWWEAYCARNGGEMNNNPSPGNKAGGLTTILEKSLGATAKGGTTNLTGVYKYAERIDTKGFVFMDSPGFDPCSITGQVASGSNVVAFTTGRGSCYGCKPAPSMKLATNTPMYRRMVEDMDINCGAVLDEGMTIEQMGEQIFQQVLAVASGEKTKSERLGIGDHEFIPWQVGAVM; encoded by the coding sequence ATGGCTGAAGCAGGCGGGGCGCAGGACGCGCAGAAATTGACGGTCCGATTGAACCCGGCGGACAATGTCGTTACCTCGCGTTCCGAGATCGGGGCTAACGTCAAGATTCCGGAAGAGATGGTGGCGACGCTCACACCTGTGCCGCAAGGGCACAAGATTGCGACGCGCAGGATCGGCGCCGGTGAGCCGGTGAAGAAGTACAATCAGATCATCGGGTTCGCGACCGAGGACATCCGCCCGGGCGGACATGTGCACACACACAATGTCGCCATGAAGGATTTCGAGCGGGATTACGCCTTCTGCATGGACCGGACCGAGACAGATTATATCCCGGAGGCGGACCGCGCGACTTTTCAGGGCTTCCGACGGAAGAACGGCAAGGTAGGGACGCGCAACTATATCGGTGTCCTGACAAGCGTGAACTGCTCTGCTTCGGCGGCGAAGTATCTGGCCGACGCGGTTACTCCGGAAATGCTGGAGAAGTATCCGAACGTGGACGGGGTGGTGGCGCTGAGCCACGCGACGGGCTGCGGAATGGCGGATACGGGCGAGGGGTACGAGAACCTGCAGCGCACCCTCTGGGGCTTTGCCGGGCATCCGAACTTCGCAGGGATCATTCTGGTCGGGCTCGGCTGCGAGGTGAACCAGATCGACTTCCTGCTGGAAGCCCATCAGCTTGAGCGTGGCCCGCGCCTGCGCACCATGACGCTGCAGGAAACAGGCGGCACGCGGAAGACCATCGAAAAGGGGCTCGCCCTGATAGAGGAGATGCTGCCGCTGGCCAACCAGAGCCGGCGCGAGACATGTCCAGCCTCCGAATTAACTTTGGCCCTGCAATGCGGCGGCTCGGATGCCTATTCCGGCATGACCGCGAACCCGTCGCTCGGCTATGCGGCGGACCTGCTGGTGCGCCATGGCGGCACGGCCGTGTTGGCTGAGACGCCCGAGATTTACGGGGCGGAACATTTGCTGACGCGCCGTGCGGTCAGCAAGGAAGTCGGCGAGAAGCTGATCGAGCGTATCAAGTGGTGGGAGGCCTATTGCGCCCGCAATGGCGGCGAGATGAACAACAATCCGTCCCCCGGCAACAAGGCTGGCGGCTTGACGACGATCCTTGAGAAATCGCTCGGCGCGACGGCCAAGGGCGGCACCACGAACCTTACCGGTGTCTATAAGTACGCCGAGAGGATCGACACCAAGGGCTTTGTCTTCATGGACAGCCCCGGCTTCGATCCCTGCTCGATCACCGGTCAGGTGGCGAGCGGCAGCAATGTGGTCGCCTTCACGACCGGTCGCGGCTCCTGTTACGGCTGCAAGCCGGCGCCTTCGATGAAGTTGGCGACAAATACGCCGATGTATCGCCGCATGGTCGAGGATATGGACATCAATTGCGGGGCTGTGTTGGACGAGGGCATGACGATCGAGCAAATGGGCGAGCAGATCTTCCAGCAGGTGCTTGCGGTTGCTTCCGGGGAGAAGACCAAGAGCGAAAGGCTCGGGATTGGCGATCATGAGTTCATCCCCTGGCAGGTCGGGGCGGTGATGTAA
- a CDS encoding SDR family oxidoreductase, which produces MSGRLAGKTALVTASAQGIGRATVEAFSGEGATIIATDINQEKLAELEGLAGVTTRRLDVLDGDAVKAAAAEIGAIDALFNCAGFVHHGSILETTDEDWDFSFNLNVKAMFRMCRAFLPAMLESGGGSIINMSSVSSSMKGIPLRCVYGSSKAAVIGLTKSISADFMKQGIRCNAVCPGTVQSPSLDGRINAFDDPVQARKDFIARQPLGRLGTAEEIAAMVLYLASDESAYTTGQAFVIDGGILN; this is translated from the coding sequence ATGTCAGGACGTTTGGCGGGGAAAACCGCTCTTGTGACTGCATCCGCGCAGGGTATCGGCCGGGCCACTGTCGAGGCTTTCAGCGGTGAAGGCGCGACAATCATCGCGACTGACATCAATCAGGAAAAGCTCGCCGAACTCGAAGGACTCGCCGGTGTCACCACACGCCGACTCGACGTGCTCGACGGCGATGCCGTTAAAGCCGCGGCAGCAGAGATTGGCGCCATTGATGCGTTGTTCAACTGCGCCGGCTTCGTGCATCACGGCTCGATCCTCGAGACAACCGACGAGGATTGGGACTTCTCCTTCAATCTGAACGTCAAGGCGATGTTCCGCATGTGTCGGGCCTTCCTGCCGGCAATGCTCGAATCCGGAGGCGGCTCGATCATCAACATGTCCTCCGTCAGCTCCAGCATGAAAGGCATCCCGCTGCGCTGCGTCTATGGATCAAGCAAAGCGGCGGTGATCGGCCTCACCAAATCGATCTCCGCCGATTTCATGAAACAGGGCATCCGCTGCAACGCGGTCTGCCCCGGCACGGTTCAGTCTCCGTCCCTGGACGGACGAATCAACGCGTTCGACGACCCGGTGCAGGCCCGCAAGGATTTCATCGCCCGCCAGCCGCTCGGCCGCCTTGGCACGGCAGAGGAAATCGCGGCGATGGTGCTCTACCTCGCCTCAGACGAAAGCGCCTACACAACCGGCCAAGCATTTGTAATCGATGGAGGCATCCTCAATTGA
- a CDS encoding DUF1194 domain-containing protein, translating to MRCWLPAALGLLGITVCVPYGVAEPVDLELVFAADGSGSIDDDELLLQRQGYAEALLDRRVLDAVTSGRWGKIAVSYIEWGDEASQHTIVDWREIAGPEDARAFGEALLSAPRAAWGYNSISEAIAYSTDKILTNTYEGVRMVIDVSGDGPQIGGRPIDWARDRAVDAGITINALVVKSRGGGHRGPGNIPLEMHYRLDVIGGLGAFAMVADEETPFADVLLAKIIREIAEARPTGHGRDVTGIGIMGPATQYAENVITCGTETYERTGTYPGCKRP from the coding sequence ATGCGTTGCTGGCTGCCGGCCGCGCTTGGGCTGTTGGGAATAACAGTTTGTGTACCCTATGGTGTCGCGGAGCCGGTAGATCTCGAGTTGGTTTTTGCGGCTGACGGTTCCGGCTCGATTGACGATGACGAGCTTTTACTTCAGCGGCAGGGTTATGCGGAGGCACTGCTTGATCGGCGCGTTCTGGATGCCGTGACATCTGGCCGCTGGGGCAAGATCGCGGTCAGCTACATCGAATGGGGTGATGAAGCGTCCCAGCACACGATTGTCGATTGGCGAGAGATTGCGGGACCGGAAGATGCTCGCGCATTTGGAGAGGCGTTGTTATCCGCGCCCCGGGCAGCCTGGGGCTATAATTCGATCAGCGAGGCGATTGCTTATTCCACGGACAAGATCCTGACGAATACCTATGAGGGCGTGCGGATGGTCATCGATGTTTCCGGTGATGGCCCACAGATTGGCGGCCGGCCGATTGACTGGGCCCGGGATCGGGCGGTGGATGCGGGTATCACCATCAATGCTTTGGTTGTAAAGAGTCGTGGCGGTGGGCATCGGGGGCCGGGAAACATTCCGCTGGAAATGCATTACCGGTTGGACGTGATCGGCGGGCTCGGTGCCTTCGCTATGGTGGCAGACGAAGAGACGCCGTTTGCAGACGTCCTGCTTGCCAAGATTATCCGGGAGATTGCAGAGGCTCGTCCGACGGGACATGGCCGCGACGTTACCGGGATTGGCATTATGGGCCCTGCGACCCAATATGCAGAAAACGTGATCACCTGTGGGACGGAGACTTATGAGCGAACCGGCACTTACCCTGGATGCAAGCGGCCTTAA
- a CDS encoding NUDIX hydrolase, whose amino-acid sequence MGDDFADSYLGQLRKLIGSRMVLMPGARCVILDDADRVLLQLRGDFHVWGLPAGFSEPGESVLETLVREVREETGLTVLDPTPWGHASAPEESTLVYPNGDTIQGFGVDFVAREWSGDLTVDGTETLALDWFPLDDLPEMIHAHKSALGHFARYRETGAFQLF is encoded by the coding sequence ATGGGCGATGATTTCGCCGACAGTTATCTCGGCCAGCTTCGGAAGCTGATCGGCAGCCGCATGGTGCTGATGCCGGGGGCGCGCTGCGTCATTCTCGATGATGCAGACCGTGTCCTGCTGCAGCTCCGGGGTGACTTCCATGTCTGGGGCCTGCCCGCCGGGTTCTCGGAGCCGGGCGAGAGCGTACTGGAAACCCTGGTCCGGGAGGTGCGGGAGGAGACCGGCCTGACGGTGCTCGATCCCACACCCTGGGGGCACGCATCCGCGCCGGAGGAATCCACGCTGGTCTACCCCAACGGCGATACGATTCAGGGCTTCGGTGTGGATTTTGTCGCCCGTGAATGGAGCGGCGATCTCACGGTCGACGGGACCGAGACCCTGGCGCTGGACTGGTTCCCGCTGGACGATCTGCCCGAAATGATCCATGCCCATAAAAGCGCGCTCGGTCATTTCGCCAGATATCGCGAGACTGGCGCGTTCCAGCTTTTCTGA
- a CDS encoding serine hydrolase domain-containing protein — protein MTQYFPAPGQSWERIDPRDAGFDVAGLKAASDFATKNESTMDRDIRRALDNDLFGEPEGLRDVIGITRPRADPHGMILKGGRIVHEWGDTNRPDITFSIAKSYLSICAGLALDDGLIPGFDRPVAELVDDGGFEDAQNKPITWAQLLQQTSEWQGTLWSKPDWIDHNRDLDAQAGEGALKGKTRDMQTPGTFWEYNDVRVNRLALALLRVWKRPLPEVIKERIMDPIGASADWEWHGYENSWVDIDGKKIQSVSGGSHWGGGMFISSRDQARTGLLMARGGSWNGKQLISDNYIGQATTPCPINADYGYLWWLNGAGGSAPSAPRTSYFAKGKGSNVIWVDPELDMVAVVRWIERDAFDGFCAAVMNAIREA, from the coding sequence ATGACACAGTATTTTCCTGCCCCAGGCCAGTCCTGGGAGCGCATTGATCCGCGTGATGCCGGCTTTGACGTCGCCGGTCTGAAAGCCGCCAGCGACTTCGCCACCAAGAACGAATCCACGATGGACCGCGATATCCGCCGCGCGCTGGACAACGATCTCTTCGGCGAGCCGGAAGGCCTGCGGGATGTCATCGGCATCACCCGGCCGCGCGCCGACCCGCACGGCATGATCCTCAAGGGCGGCCGTATTGTCCATGAATGGGGCGACACCAACCGTCCGGACATAACCTTCAGCATCGCGAAGAGCTATTTGTCGATCTGCGCCGGACTGGCGCTGGATGACGGCCTGATCCCCGGCTTCGACCGTCCGGTCGCCGAGCTGGTCGACGATGGCGGCTTCGAGGATGCGCAGAACAAGCCGATCACCTGGGCGCAGCTGCTGCAGCAGACCAGCGAATGGCAGGGCACGCTGTGGAGCAAGCCCGACTGGATCGATCACAACCGAGATCTCGATGCCCAGGCCGGAGAAGGCGCCCTCAAGGGCAAGACCCGCGACATGCAGACCCCCGGCACGTTCTGGGAATATAACGATGTCCGGGTGAACCGGCTGGCCCTCGCCCTGCTCCGGGTCTGGAAGCGGCCGCTTCCGGAAGTCATCAAAGAGCGGATCATGGATCCGATCGGCGCATCCGCCGACTGGGAGTGGCACGGCTACGAGAATTCCTGGGTCGACATCGACGGCAAGAAGATCCAGTCGGTCTCCGGCGGCTCGCACTGGGGCGGCGGCATGTTCATCAGCTCCCGCGATCAGGCCCGCACAGGCCTGCTCATGGCCCGCGGCGGCTCTTGGAACGGCAAGCAGCTGATCTCCGATAATTATATCGGTCAGGCGACAACTCCGTGCCCGATCAACGCGGATTACGGCTATCTCTGGTGGCTCAACGGCGCAGGCGGATCCGCGCCTTCCGCGCCACGCACCAGCTATTTCGCCAAAGGCAAGGGCTCAAACGTCATCTGGGTTGATCCTGAGCTCGACATGGTCGCCGTGGTCCGGTGGATCGAACGCGATGCGTTTGACGGGTTCTGCGCCGCCGTGATGAATGCTATCCGGGAGGCGTAA
- a CDS encoding threonine/serine dehydratase, whose product MTDLSDFKAAAERIHGKVRRTPLLDAIALKSDPAPGARLLLKLENLQPTGSFKVRGATNTVMSLTDEERSRGLITASGGNHGLGVAFGARMTGCPAVIYLPSSTPPSKVEKLKSLGAKTIIEGSVWDEANEAALAHAEADGLTYIHPFADPRVISGQGTIALEMLEDVPEIDTLIVAIGGGGLISGVATAAKLLKPGIKVIGVEPTGAPTHHAARAAGHLVTLDKIETAAGTLAPRTSAALNFELISKNVDELVLVSDAEMKAAAEWLWEETGLSAELSGAAAQAALMTGKVSAPAGSTVAVIVCGAGTDGLPAA is encoded by the coding sequence TTGACCGACCTGTCCGACTTCAAGGCCGCTGCGGAACGGATCCACGGCAAGGTCCGCCGCACACCGCTGCTGGACGCCATCGCCTTGAAAAGCGATCCGGCGCCCGGCGCCCGGTTGCTGCTGAAGCTCGAAAACCTGCAACCGACAGGCTCCTTCAAGGTTCGCGGCGCCACGAACACCGTGATGTCGTTGACGGATGAAGAGCGGTCGCGCGGGCTGATCACGGCCTCCGGCGGCAATCACGGCCTCGGCGTCGCTTTCGGCGCCCGCATGACCGGCTGCCCGGCAGTGATCTATCTGCCGTCCAGCACGCCGCCTTCAAAGGTGGAAAAGCTGAAATCCCTGGGTGCCAAAACCATCATCGAAGGCTCTGTCTGGGACGAAGCAAACGAAGCTGCTCTCGCCCACGCAGAAGCGGATGGCCTGACCTACATCCACCCCTTCGCCGATCCGCGCGTCATCTCCGGACAGGGCACCATCGCGCTTGAAATGCTGGAAGACGTGCCGGAAATCGACACGCTCATCGTCGCCATCGGCGGCGGCGGGCTGATCTCCGGGGTGGCGACGGCGGCCAAGCTGCTGAAGCCGGGCATCAAGGTCATCGGTGTCGAGCCGACCGGCGCGCCCACCCATCACGCCGCCCGCGCGGCAGGCCATCTGGTGACGCTGGACAAAATCGAAACAGCGGCCGGCACGCTCGCGCCCCGCACATCTGCCGCCCTCAATTTCGAGCTGATCTCGAAGAATGTGGACGAACTGGTGCTGGTCAGCGACGCAGAAATGAAAGCCGCCGCCGAATGGCTCTGGGAAGAGACCGGCCTGTCCGCCGAGCTCAGTGGCGCAGCGGCCCAGGCCGCTCTGATGACCGGTAAGGTCTCCGCACCGGCTGGCAGCACTGTCGCCGTTATCGTCTGCGGCGCCGGTACGGACGGGCTACCAGCCGCTTAG
- a CDS encoding amidohydrolase family protein: MSFEAFLGDLRADTDTRRVTPPPGAIDCDVRITAASGEAPPKDLPDCPAEHYRPVQDELGVARVVLIQPDALGFDNSTLLAALQVLSADPEGVVEDCARAFCMVRPGTDAAELKDLAAAGVTGMRVTMLRHQESCPWDEIDRHVRRVHDLTGWDVELAMDGSDLHEVAQMIRAWPCNIILPDLGGFRFSRSLTQPGFRSLRHLVDRGRVWVKLAAPYLIGKDGSPEVSELAGALVDWAPERMVWGSAWPHLNWTGEADSLPESLGLMESLGAWVTDEEVRDRILLENPEGLYGFGMWPVAK, encoded by the coding sequence ATGTCCTTCGAAGCCTTCCTCGGCGATCTTCGCGCGGATACGGATACCCGTCGCGTTACGCCGCCTCCCGGTGCGATTGATTGTGATGTCCGCATCACAGCCGCCTCCGGAGAAGCTCCGCCGAAAGATCTGCCGGACTGCCCAGCGGAACATTATCGCCCGGTGCAGGATGAACTGGGCGTTGCCCGCGTCGTCCTGATCCAGCCGGACGCGCTTGGCTTCGACAACAGTACGCTGCTTGCCGCGCTGCAGGTGCTCTCTGCTGACCCTGAGGGGGTCGTCGAGGATTGCGCCCGGGCTTTTTGCATGGTGCGACCCGGAACGGACGCGGCCGAGTTGAAGGATCTTGCCGCGGCGGGCGTCACCGGTATGCGTGTGACCATGCTGCGTCACCAGGAAAGCTGCCCCTGGGACGAGATCGACCGCCATGTCCGGCGCGTGCATGACCTGACCGGATGGGATGTCGAATTGGCGATGGATGGCTCGGACCTGCACGAGGTTGCGCAGATGATTCGTGCCTGGCCCTGCAACATCATCCTTCCCGACCTCGGCGGCTTTCGCTTTTCCCGCAGTCTTACTCAGCCGGGGTTTCGGTCGCTTCGTCATCTTGTCGATAGAGGGCGCGTCTGGGTGAAGCTTGCAGCGCCCTATTTGATTGGGAAAGACGGTAGCCCGGAAGTGTCCGAGCTTGCGGGAGCGCTTGTAGACTGGGCACCGGAACGCATGGTTTGGGGGAGCGCCTGGCCGCACCTGAACTGGACAGGAGAGGCGGATTCCTTGCCCGAGAGTTTGGGTTTGATGGAATCGCTCGGCGCTTGGGTAACCGATGAAGAAGTGCGGGATCGGATTTTACTCGAGAATCCGGAAGGGCTGTACGGTTTTGGGATGTGGCCGGTTGCAAAATAA
- a CDS encoding sulfurtransferase TusA family protein has protein sequence MSEPALTLDASGLKCPLPVLKTRKAIKGLEAGQLISVQSTDPASPLDFKHFCNSGGHELVSEAEAEGTFTFVIRKGP, from the coding sequence ATGAGCGAACCGGCACTTACCCTGGATGCAAGCGGCCTTAAATGCCCGCTGCCGGTGTTGAAAACCCGTAAGGCCATCAAAGGCCTTGAGGCGGGGCAGTTGATCTCCGTGCAATCGACGGATCCGGCTTCTCCACTGGATTTCAAACACTTCTGTAACAGCGGCGGCCATGAACTCGTCAGCGAAGCTGAGGCGGAAGGCACCTTCACCTTTGTCATCCGCAAGGGCCCCTGA
- the speB gene encoding agmatinase, with amino-acid sequence MTMSDQDIKAMGMPRYTGIPTFMRTPYRGSAAGLDIALIGVPYDGGVTNRPGARHGPREVRNQSSLIRTINQATGVSPYELCSIGDVGDAVVERPFQLEGAHQEIEDYYKKLATTGAVPLSVGGDHSISLPILRVLARERPVGLIQIDAHCDTGDDYLGSRFHHGAPFSRAVDEGLLDPKRCVQIGIRGGINSRDQWAFSYEHGMRVIQIHEAHEMGLDAVIAEARRVIGDGPTYFTFDIDGIDPAYAPGTGTPEIGGFTALEAQLLVRGMSGVNLIGGDVVEVSPPFDPSGITALTGATIMFEILCVLAEAVAASKS; translated from the coding sequence ATGACGATGTCGGATCAGGATATCAAGGCGATGGGAATGCCGCGCTACACCGGTATCCCGACCTTCATGCGGACGCCCTACCGGGGGAGCGCGGCCGGCCTCGATATTGCCCTGATAGGGGTGCCCTACGATGGCGGTGTCACCAACCGGCCCGGTGCCCGGCATGGCCCGCGCGAGGTGCGCAATCAAAGCAGCCTGATCCGCACGATCAATCAGGCGACCGGCGTCAGTCCCTATGAGCTGTGCAGCATAGGAGATGTGGGTGACGCGGTTGTCGAGCGGCCTTTTCAGCTTGAAGGCGCGCACCAGGAGATCGAGGATTATTACAAGAAGCTGGCAACGACCGGGGCCGTCCCGCTCAGCGTCGGCGGGGATCATTCCATCTCCTTGCCGATCCTCAGGGTGCTGGCGCGCGAGCGGCCTGTCGGGCTGATCCAAATCGATGCCCATTGCGATACTGGCGATGATTATCTCGGCTCCCGTTTTCATCATGGAGCGCCGTTCTCCCGGGCGGTGGACGAAGGGCTGCTCGATCCGAAACGTTGCGTGCAGATTGGTATCCGCGGCGGCATTAATTCGCGGGACCAGTGGGCCTTCAGTTACGAGCACGGCATGCGCGTGATCCAGATCCATGAAGCCCATGAGATGGGGCTGGACGCGGTCATTGCCGAGGCGCGCCGTGTGATCGGCGACGGGCCGACCTATTTCACTTTCGATATCGACGGTATCGACCCGGCCTACGCACCAGGGACCGGCACGCCGGAGATCGGTGGGTTCACGGCGCTCGAGGCGCAACTGCTCGTGCGCGGGATGAGCGGGGTGAACCTGATCGGCGGGGACGTGGTCGAGGTTTCGCCGCCGTTCGATCCGAGCGGGATCACCGCCCTGACCGGCGCCACGATCATGTTCGAGATCCTCTGTGTTCTCGCCGAGGCTGTCGCGGCGAGCAAGAGCTGA